The following is a genomic window from Sphingobacterium spiritivorum.
TGCTCCGGAAACGGGGCGCATATCTTTCTTTGTCATCTCCTGAAATGATACAGATCCGCTATAGTCTATAGTAACTTTGTCCTGTGCACCTGAACCACTTTTAGTGGTAATCAATATAACCCCATTGGAGGCCTGCGAACCGTATACTGCAGCGGCACTCGCATCTTTAAGAAGATCTATACTGGCAATATCTGAGGAATTTATAGAGGTGATAGAACCCCGATAGATTAATCCGTCAAGTACAATTAATGGTGATGTGGTACCGGCAATAGAATTACGACCACGGATCATAATCGAAGGATCACTTCCGGCAGTAGTAACCTGCCCTACGGTTAGCCCCGGAACAGTTCCTCTCAAAGAAGACATCACGTTTCCGTTTGGAGACTGCTTTTGTAAGGAGAGGTCGGCTTTTGCTATAGCTCCGGTAACATCCTGTCTCTTTCTGACACCATATCCGACAACTACTACATCATCAAGTTGTGTTTGTGTTGAAGTCAGTGTTACATTAAGTGTTGTTCGCCCATTCGGAAGAATCTCCTGAGGGGAAAAACTGATTATAGAAAAAACAAGAACCGCATCTCTATCGGGTACTGTTATCGAATAATTTCCATTTTCATCAGAAGAAGTTCCGTTATTTGTGTTTTTGATTTTTACACTGACACCGGAAAGCGCATTTCCACTTTCATCTTTGACAATTCCTCTTATAGAGGTCTGTGCCATAGAAGTCAGACTCACACCTATCATTAAACAGAGAAGTATCAGCTCTTTTCTCGTTTTGAGGATTTTTTTTACCGCCGACAACTTCACTTTCACTAAGAGGAAATCGTAGCATTCCGGCGCATTTAGTTTAGTTTTCATAATTATAATTGGGGTGGATTAAAACATATATTGGCATCAAATCACTCATACTTCCTGCTGCCAATCAATTGCATAATAGATATAGTTCACCTACCTGGTAAGAGCAACTATTTTTTTAGCATTTTGACACTTTCCTATAATTTGATTTAAATATGTTTATTGAAGTTTAATTAGCTTTCATAAAACAATAATTCAGAATTTGCAACCGGTTGCAAAACAAATACTGAATACTATTTTTCTTTATCCCCTCCATTTCGTTACAATATTTCAAAGTATTCAGAAATATTATTCAAAACTATACTTGCAAAAATTGAATTTGTGATATCTCTAGTTAGTGATTGATATACAATTGGCTATTGCTATAGCTAAAGCTAAAATTTCACAAGATCAAAACAAAAGAAACAAACAACTATATTAACGAAAACGTTGTAGTAATGATAAAGAACGTGTCTTGAAATCAACACAACCTTTACAACATATTTTTATAGTCTATTCTATACTGACTATATTATCTGATTCGGCAGGCTAAGTTCCAAAATAAAAAATCTGAAACTCCAAAACTGGAGTTCCAGATTGATTTAAATATTACACGAAAGAAATGTTTACGCCATTGTTAAGATGTTAATACATTTTATGTGCTGATTCATTAAGATTATGATCTAATTAACAACTATATTTTTCACCAGCTTCATCTGTGATACATACAAATCTTTTGGATATAATGATTGAGGATTGATCGTTTCGTACCAGTTATTATCTACATTAGGAAGAGCTGAACCAGAAGTTGTCTTGATTCCTATTGCAACGTTATTCTTAGATTTGGCTCCGCTGGTATTATATCCCATATAATTATAAGAAAGATTATTGGTAGCTGTAATGTTCCAGTATGTCTCGTTAATATTGATGCCAGCAGGGGTATCATTTCCACCTGAAGTGTAGAGACGGGTACCTGTTCCTGCATTGAGATTCGTAAACAGATTATTCCGTACCTGATGATTATGATGATCTATACATAGATCTGTACCCTTTCCATTTCTGAATACATTGAATAGGCTGTATGAAGATTCAACAGACAAATCATGATGGTATTTGCCTTTTAATTCAAAATTCTGCAACAAATTATATCCTCCATAAATATTTACGCCATGATGTCCGACACCTTTTGTACCTGCAGCTCTAACAGGACCGGATTCAAGCGTCCAGCCTTCTGCAGTGATATGGTGTGATGTTCGTCCTATCCAGATCCCAATATCACAGCCTTTCATTTTTACATTTTTGACCCATCCGTCATGTGCGCTGTTTGTGTAGCCAATAGCGTTGTAAGCCCGTTCATGAAAATTGTGTCCGGCCCATGCATTATCCGGAAACTCGATTTTTAAGGATTGGATACCGGATCCGCTGATATTTCCGGAAAATGTGATCATACCACCTTCCCATGACCAGGCTGACTGATTAGGAGAACCTGCTACATTATACCTGGGATAAAGCTCTTCCAGTCCTTTGGTAAAATAAAGTATAGTCGCATCTCCCGCACCCTTAATATTGATACCGCTCCGTTTAATCATCAGTGTATCTTTCAATACATATTTTCCGGCAGGTATATAAATGGTACCATTCTCAGCACACTGATTAATAGCTATCTTGAATACAGCGGTGTTATCCGTCACACCATCTCCTACGGCTCCTAAACTGGTGACATTTATGCTTTGCGGATAATCTGGAATAGACTGATTACCACTCCTATATCCGGCATTTGTAAAATCCGGAATTCGGGATTTATCCCACAACTCACCATTCTCTCCCCATATTGCAGAATAGGCTCCTGAGGCAG
Proteins encoded in this region:
- a CDS encoding glycosyl hydrolase family 28-related protein, whose translation is MKHLKLVYLLLAVLLTISCKNDLLVDDDPASGMKLSPKEMAITPGYLPLPNGSFEDGTGNTFTNWSILNGASTLSATTVPAEVYEGNRALKVVSTVSNGQSNAWKIQLASVNLATVSGSDYRIRVWAKATGASTNGFRCQTRGGTTQLLSHKTIKTSWGLYEWTFKAAADSTMILLDLGADANTYYIDNVSVSEVSASGAYSAIWGENGELWDKSRIPDFTNAGYRSGNQSIPDYPQSINVTSLGAVGDGVTDNTAVFKIAINQCAENGTIYIPAGKYVLKDTLMIKRSGINIKGAGDATILYFTKGLEELYPRYNVAGSPNQSAWSWEGGMITFSGNISGSGIQSLKIEFPDNAWAGHNFHERAYNAIGYTNSAHDGWVKNVKMKGCDIGIWIGRTSHHITAEGWTLESGPVRAAGTKGVGHHGVNIYGGYNLLQNFELKGKYHHDLSVESSYSLFNVFRNGKGTDLCIDHHNHQVRNNLFTNLNAGTGTRLYTSGGNDTPAGININETYWNITATNNLSYNYMGYNTSGAKSKNNVAIGIKTTSGSALPNVDNNWYETINPQSLYPKDLYVSQMKLVKNIVVN